GACCGCATCTACGGGAACGGTTCTGACTACAAACATCGATTCATTGAATATGGCGGACCTGAAATCGCTAGGGTTCGTTTTTCCGGTCAATACATCGACCAATGCCGCGGCCAGCAATCTGACGTCCCTGCTCATTTACCTGGGTATCCCGGTTCTTTTTATCCTGATGTTTTTCTTTTTTACCCGCCGTCAGGCCGCAGGCGGAGATGTCGCCGGTTTTGGGCGCAGCGGCGCAAAGCTATTGTCGCCGGACCGGCCTAAAGTCACTTTTGCGGATGTTGCGGGTGTGGAAGAAGCCAAACAAGACCTGCAGGAAGTGGTTGAATTCTTAAAGGACAGGGCGAAATTCCAGGCTATCGGAGCCACAATTCCCAAGGGTGTCCTGCTGGTCGGTCCGCCCGGAACCGGTAAAACCCTCCTTGCCCGGGCATTAGCCGGGGAGGCGGGCGTCCCGTTCTTTTCGATCAGCGGCAGCGAATTCGTCGAGTTGTTCGTTGGCGTGGGCGCCGCCAGGGTGCGAAATCTGTTCTCCGAAGCCAAAAAAATGGCGCCCTGCATCATTTTTATCGACGAACTGGACGCCGTAGGCCGGCAAAGGGCCGGCAACATCCCGGGGAGCCACGAAGAAAGAGAACAGACACTCAATCAGATCCTGGTGGAGATGGACGGATTCGACCCGAACATCGGTGTGATCGTCCTGGCCGCCACGAACCGGGTCGATGTCCTGGATCAGGCGCTCCTCCGGCCGGGACGGTTTGACCGCAGGGTCACGCTTGACCGTCCCGACACCAACGGCCGCATCGCCATCCTCAAGATCCACTCAAAAGGCAAAGCCCTGGCAAAGGACGTGGACATCGAACTGATCGCCAAGCAGACCCATGGCTTCAGCGGCGCTGACCTGGCAGAGCTCATGAACGAAGCGGCGATTTTGGCCGTACGCCGGGATAAAAAGATCATCAACCAGGAAGAACTCGCTGATTCCATCGACCGGGTTTTAGCTGGACCCGAGAGGAAGAGTCTGGCAATCAGACCCAAGGACAAAGAATTGACGGCATACCATGAGGCAGGCCACGCTCTGGTCGCCCGAAACCTGCCAAATATTGATCCTGTCCTGAAGATCTCCATAGTAGCCCGCGGGTCCATGGGCGGATACACCAGGTTTTTGGAGGAAGACAGGTATTTCATCACCGTATCTCAGTTCAAGAGCACCCTGGCGACGTTCATGGCGGGACACGCCGCCGAACAGATGGTGTTCAACGAAGTTTCCACCGGCCCTCACGGCGACATCAAGCAAGCCACAGATATTGCCAGAAGGATGGTCACCGAATACAGCATGAGCGACAAGCTCGGTTTCAGGACCTACGGTCAGACGACGGTCCAGGGTTACCTCGGCATCGGTCCCCCCGAGATGAAGGACTACAGCGAGGACACCGCCAGGCAAATCGACGATGAAGTACGGGTGATTCTCGAGAACGCCCACGACACCGCCCGAAAAATCCTTTCGGAAAACCGGCCGAGGCTCGACCACCTGGCGGGCATCCTCCTAACCAAGGAAACGCTGGAGGGGCCGGAGCTGGAGAAAGCGTTTACGGAGCCCATTACCGA
This is a stretch of genomic DNA from Dehalogenimonas etheniformans. It encodes these proteins:
- the ftsH gene encoding ATP-dependent zinc metalloprotease FtsH — translated: MTFSKRIAGVLAILGAIFLSGCAASGNAISVSLGEAIRLSQSNSFSKVQIDTGSGTMSMAVDAPASIPITDSNGTAKTASTGTVLTTNIDSLNMADLKSLGFVFPVNTSTNAAASNLTSLLIYLGIPVLFILMFFFFTRRQAAGGDVAGFGRSGAKLLSPDRPKVTFADVAGVEEAKQDLQEVVEFLKDRAKFQAIGATIPKGVLLVGPPGTGKTLLARALAGEAGVPFFSISGSEFVELFVGVGAARVRNLFSEAKKMAPCIIFIDELDAVGRQRAGNIPGSHEEREQTLNQILVEMDGFDPNIGVIVLAATNRVDVLDQALLRPGRFDRRVTLDRPDTNGRIAILKIHSKGKALAKDVDIELIAKQTHGFSGADLAELMNEAAILAVRRDKKIINQEELADSIDRVLAGPERKSLAIRPKDKELTAYHEAGHALVARNLPNIDPVLKISIVARGSMGGYTRFLEEDRYFITVSQFKSTLATFMAGHAAEQMVFNEVSTGPHGDIKQATDIARRMVTEYSMSDKLGFRTYGQTTVQGYLGIGPPEMKDYSEDTARQIDDEVRVILENAHDTARKILSENRPRLDHLAGILLTKETLEGPELEKAFTEPITEQPVANSANSTGSAGQTQA